In a single window of the Methanofollis ethanolicus genome:
- the budA gene encoding acetolactate decarboxylase codes for MIPEKGRYAVLLALLIISTAFFAMTAVRWSGDRAVADDTLYQVSTIGALLDGVYDGAADIDSLLARGDTGIGTLEGLDGELIVIDGEAWQVKGDGTVVPVEGSARTPFAAVTAFEPDIVFEVEGPLDLRDLEASIETALPSENLPCAVLVQGTFTNVTARSVDRQERPYPPLAEATKAQHVFTFGREEGSLVGFWLPRYLAGVNVPGFHLHYLADDRIGGGHPLNVTVEHATVSLDITPEIRLSLPDEGGFTAANLSGGREAELASAER; via the coding sequence ATGATCCCGGAGAAGGGGCGGTATGCCGTCCTTCTTGCACTGCTCATCATATCCACAGCATTCTTTGCGATGACGGCCGTCAGATGGTCGGGAGACCGGGCCGTCGCCGACGATACGCTCTATCAGGTCTCGACGATCGGTGCCCTCCTCGACGGCGTCTATGACGGCGCCGCCGATATCGACAGTCTTCTCGCCCGCGGCGACACCGGCATCGGGACGCTCGAAGGACTGGACGGCGAACTCATCGTCATCGACGGCGAGGCATGGCAGGTGAAGGGCGACGGGACGGTCGTGCCGGTAGAAGGGAGTGCCAGAACGCCCTTTGCCGCTGTGACGGCCTTCGAGCCCGATATCGTCTTCGAGGTCGAGGGCCCTCTCGACCTCAGAGACCTTGAGGCCTCGATCGAAACCGCCCTCCCCTCGGAGAACCTCCCCTGCGCCGTCCTTGTGCAGGGCACGTTCACAAACGTGACTGCACGGAGTGTCGACAGGCAGGAAAGGCCCTACCCACCCCTCGCAGAGGCAACGAAAGCCCAGCATGTCTTCACCTTCGGCCGGGAGGAGGGGAGCCTCGTCGGTTTCTGGCTCCCGCGGTATCTCGCGGGAGTGAACGTGCCGGGTTTCCACCTCCACTATCTTGCCGACGACCGGATAGGCGGTGGCCACCCCCTCAATGTCACGGTGGAGCACGCTACCGTCTCCCTGGACATCACCCCGGAGATCCGTCTCTCTCTCCCTGATGAAGGCGGGTTCACGGCGGCAAACCTCTCCGGCGGCCGGGAGGCTGAACTGGCCTCGGCCGAGCGGTAG
- a CDS encoding S24/S26 family peptidase, whose product MSDRTSPEPKLGLIEQVRTSSNPFVSFGRDVAWAVAVVGVIALVLFLVSGAWPAVVAIESESMVPNMNIGDLVFVAAPDRFGPLQTLEDGQASGYEKYNRPGDVIIYRPNGEGSVHPIIHRAMMWVEGNETVQIPLSGRTVSYTAPHEGYITWGDNNPGPDQLSVYREIGGQIEPVKTEWVIGKALFAIPFLGYLPLHLIETAIVLVMLMILYDLVTGAREKETSGKKGR is encoded by the coding sequence ATGTCGGATAGAACGTCTCCAGAACCGAAACTCGGCCTGATAGAGCAGGTCAGGACGAGTTCGAACCCGTTCGTCTCTTTCGGTCGCGACGTTGCCTGGGCAGTGGCGGTCGTCGGCGTGATCGCCCTTGTCCTCTTCCTGGTCTCGGGCGCGTGGCCTGCGGTGGTGGCGATCGAGTCCGAGAGCATGGTGCCGAATATGAACATCGGCGACCTGGTCTTTGTGGCGGCGCCTGACCGTTTCGGCCCCCTCCAGACTCTGGAGGACGGCCAGGCGTCGGGCTATGAGAAATACAACCGGCCCGGAGACGTGATCATCTACCGGCCCAATGGCGAGGGGTCTGTCCACCCGATCATCCACCGGGCCATGATGTGGGTCGAGGGGAACGAGACCGTACAGATACCGCTCAGCGGGCGTACGGTCAGTTATACGGCGCCCCACGAAGGCTATATCACCTGGGGCGACAACAACCCCGGCCCCGATCAACTCTCTGTCTACCGCGAGATCGGTGGGCAGATCGAACCGGTGAAGACGGAGTGGGTCATCGGCAAGGCTCTCTTTGCCATTCCCTTCCTCGGGTACCTCCCCCTCCACCTGATCGAGACGGCGATCGTGCTGGTGATGTTGATGATCCTGTACGACCTGGTGACGGGGGCGCGGGAGAAGGAGACGTCGGGCAAGAAGGGGCGGTAA
- a CDS encoding PAS domain S-box protein has translation MRPYPEEIPKILERLKANPRGMSVTDLAGDLGINRNTVSRYLDMLLIAGEVEMRTYGKAKVFYPSQRVPLSAMINFASDGVVILDRNLTIVQANDRVLAIAHAGRDEVIGKTMGESALSAFDHPLIRSRIDDALGGEDVVEEIRFLQADGEFFFRMKILPTAFNDGNPGITIILEDITEQKESEEALRAGEAKFRALVEDINDIIWNLDSDQAFTYVSPKSFDLLGYAPEEMEGHSLLDFVPEKEREKIRTKFSAPFASGEPFSLLSIPILHRNGHHLIFEASGTPDFDEIGDFAGYRMVARDVTERQQAERRVRGWKSFLHCIVQNIPDMVFVKEIEGGSYVFFNRSAEAFAGGTSEKLTGKKDDEIFPPDLVPFMTCGEKEVLAEMKTFECPETAVSFRCGEKRYLQAKKIPIAGSDGTMKYILTIICDVTTHVRADALLRSQRDLALALGSAATLGEALALCLGAAVQAAGTDAGAVYMTDDGSGDLVLAATSGVPPAFAGKMRRFDAGTPAASLLSGPASSSWKAGDLPDLDPSFAPLAEEGIAGVAAVPVMDGDRLMAVFLVASRRHTEIPAYGIRALETTTAQVANVIGRIRAQETVKTERDRAQRYLDVARVMIAVIGPDGTIERMNRMGCRILGYEEEEIAGKNWFAALVPAHLRPRLETNFKKIMAGEVVLPDEEESPVLGRGGDEVCILWHNAIVRDDTGTITGMVSSGTLLPPSR, from the coding sequence ATGAGACCCTATCCTGAAGAGATCCCGAAGATCCTTGAGCGTCTGAAGGCAAACCCCCGGGGAATGTCGGTCACCGACCTCGCGGGGGACCTCGGGATCAACAGAAACACGGTCTCGCGCTATCTTGACATGCTCCTCATCGCCGGAGAGGTGGAGATGCGGACCTACGGCAAGGCAAAGGTCTTCTACCCCTCCCAGCGCGTCCCCCTCTCCGCCATGATCAACTTCGCCTCGGACGGCGTCGTGATCCTGGACCGGAACCTCACCATCGTCCAGGCGAATGACCGCGTCCTCGCCATCGCCCATGCCGGCCGCGACGAGGTGATCGGGAAGACGATGGGAGAGTCGGCCCTCTCGGCCTTCGACCACCCCCTGATCAGGTCCAGGATCGACGACGCACTCGGCGGGGAGGATGTCGTCGAGGAGATCCGCTTCCTCCAGGCAGACGGAGAGTTTTTTTTCAGGATGAAGATCCTGCCGACGGCCTTCAATGACGGCAACCCCGGGATCACCATCATCCTCGAAGACATCACCGAGCAGAAAGAGTCCGAGGAAGCGCTCCGCGCCGGCGAAGCGAAGTTCAGGGCCCTTGTCGAAGACATCAACGATATCATCTGGAACCTGGACAGCGACCAGGCCTTCACCTATGTCAGTCCCAAAAGTTTCGACCTCCTCGGCTATGCGCCCGAAGAGATGGAAGGGCATTCCCTCCTGGACTTCGTCCCGGAAAAAGAACGCGAAAAGATCAGGACAAAGTTTTCCGCACCCTTCGCCTCGGGCGAACCCTTCTCCCTCCTCTCCATCCCTATCCTGCACCGGAACGGCCACCACCTCATCTTCGAGGCGAGCGGCACCCCGGACTTCGACGAGATCGGGGACTTTGCCGGCTACCGCATGGTGGCGCGTGACGTCACCGAAAGGCAGCAGGCCGAGAGACGGGTGCGGGGCTGGAAGTCCTTCCTCCACTGCATTGTCCAGAACATCCCGGACATGGTCTTTGTCAAGGAGATCGAGGGCGGCAGTTACGTCTTCTTCAACCGGTCGGCAGAGGCGTTTGCCGGCGGCACCTCGGAGAAGCTCACCGGGAAGAAGGACGACGAGATCTTCCCGCCCGACCTCGTCCCCTTCATGACCTGCGGCGAGAAGGAAGTGCTCGCGGAGATGAAGACCTTCGAATGCCCGGAGACCGCCGTCTCCTTCAGGTGCGGGGAGAAACGCTACCTCCAGGCAAAGAAGATCCCGATCGCCGGTTCTGACGGCACGATGAAGTACATCCTCACGATCATCTGCGATGTTACCACCCACGTCCGTGCCGACGCCCTCCTGCGGAGCCAGCGCGACCTCGCCCTCGCCCTCGGGAGCGCCGCCACCCTCGGGGAGGCGCTGGCCCTCTGCCTGGGTGCGGCGGTGCAGGCAGCAGGTACCGATGCCGGCGCCGTCTATATGACCGACGACGGGAGCGGCGACCTTGTCCTTGCCGCCACCAGCGGAGTACCCCCGGCCTTTGCCGGGAAGATGAGACGGTTTGATGCCGGCACCCCGGCGGCCTCGCTCCTTTCAGGCCCGGCATCGTCCTCCTGGAAGGCCGGCGACCTCCCGGACCTCGACCCCTCCTTCGCCCCCCTCGCGGAGGAAGGGATCGCCGGCGTGGCGGCGGTGCCGGTGATGGACGGCGACCGCCTGATGGCTGTCTTCCTGGTCGCCTCACGGCGCCATACGGAGATACCGGCGTACGGCATCAGAGCCCTGGAAACGACCACCGCCCAGGTCGCCAATGTCATCGGCAGGATCAGGGCGCAGGAGACGGTGAAGACTGAGCGCGACCGCGCCCAGCGCTATCTCGACGTGGCGCGGGTGATGATCGCGGTCATCGGGCCAGACGGGACGATCGAGCGGATGAACAGGATGGGGTGCCGCATCCTCGGGTACGAAGAAGAGGAGATCGCCGGGAAGAACTGGTTTGCGGCTCTCGTCCCGGCACACCTCCGCCCCCGCCTGGAAACGAATTTCAAAAAGATCATGGCCGGCGAGGTCGTCCTTCCCGACGAGGAGGAGAGCCCGGTGCTCGGGCGCGGCGGCGATGAGGTCTGCATCCTCTGGCACAACGCCATCGTGCGTGATGATACAGGGACGATCACCGGCATGGTCTCCTCGGGGACCCTCCTGCCCCCCTCCCGGTAA
- a CDS encoding DUF3267 domain-containing protein gives MDLQDTFPGKPIDLKKYTRFRTLNFSRRTSLLLTAGSFILFFVFFALTLLAYIQVTGADSFSFTMSSPSDLLPLIVLIILILLTGILHEGVHGVAYRLLRRHPVFGWGRRSVLLYCSCSAGGLYTRKESIFILMAPFVLIPAVGTVLMALAPAWACAALVLLPLNAAGSVADLRAAAAIVRSPPGSVVLEKGEEMTVLVPLQ, from the coding sequence ATGGACCTGCAGGACACTTTCCCGGGGAAACCTATCGACCTGAAAAAATACACCCGATTCCGCACCCTCAATTTTTCCCGGCGGACATCTCTCCTTCTCACGGCCGGGTCATTCATCCTCTTCTTCGTTTTTTTCGCCCTGACCCTCCTCGCCTACATCCAGGTCACCGGTGCCGACTCCTTCAGTTTCACGATGAGTAGCCCCTCCGATCTCCTGCCTCTCATCGTCCTCATTATCCTCATACTCCTCACAGGCATCCTTCACGAGGGGGTCCACGGCGTCGCGTATCGCCTCCTGCGCAGACACCCGGTCTTCGGGTGGGGCAGGAGATCAGTGCTCCTCTATTGCTCCTGCTCGGCCGGCGGACTGTACACACGAAAAGAGAGCATATTCATCCTGATGGCGCCGTTCGTCCTGATCCCGGCAGTCGGGACCGTGCTCATGGCCCTTGCCCCCGCGTGGGCATGTGCCGCTCTCGTCCTCCTCCCCCTCAATGCCGCCGGTTCGGTCGCCGACCTCCGGGCAGCGGCGGCCATCGTCCGCTCCCCGCCCGGCAGCGTCGTCCTCGAAAAGGGAGAAGAGATGACAGTCCTGGTACCCCTGCAGTGA
- a CDS encoding metal ABC transporter permease — protein MIEVFAYDFFRNALAAGLLASVACGIIGTYVVVKRMVALAGGISHTAFGGIGLGYFLGIDPIIGATGFTVASALGMGELSFSRKHNLDTLIGAFWAAGMALGILFVFLTPGFAPDLFGYLFGNILLVPREAILSMAVLDLLIVGAVLLLYNEFFAVTFDEEYARVMNLPVRAITLALLVLVALTVVMLIQVVGIILVIALLTLPAAIAREFSRSLPRMMVFSVLLGAVFTTVGIVLSYLLDVPSGATVILISTAAYGAAMGLRGLASRG, from the coding sequence ATGATCGAGGTCTTTGCCTATGACTTCTTCAGGAACGCCCTTGCCGCCGGACTCCTTGCGAGTGTCGCCTGCGGCATCATCGGCACCTATGTGGTCGTCAAGCGGATGGTCGCTCTTGCCGGCGGCATCTCCCATACGGCTTTCGGTGGGATCGGTCTGGGCTATTTCCTGGGGATCGACCCCATTATCGGTGCGACGGGCTTCACCGTCGCCTCGGCCCTCGGGATGGGGGAACTATCCTTTTCCCGGAAGCACAACCTCGATACCCTGATCGGGGCGTTCTGGGCGGCAGGCATGGCCCTTGGCATCCTCTTCGTCTTCCTGACGCCGGGGTTCGCCCCTGACCTCTTCGGCTATCTCTTCGGGAACATCCTTCTCGTGCCGCGGGAGGCGATCCTCTCGATGGCGGTCCTCGACCTCCTCATCGTCGGCGCCGTCCTCCTCCTGTACAACGAGTTCTTCGCGGTCACCTTCGACGAGGAGTACGCCCGGGTCATGAACCTCCCTGTGCGGGCGATCACCCTCGCCCTTCTCGTCCTGGTCGCCCTCACCGTCGTGATGCTCATCCAGGTCGTCGGGATCATCCTGGTCATCGCGCTGCTCACCCTCCCCGCGGCGATCGCCCGCGAGTTCTCCCGGAGTCTGCCGCGGATGATGGTCTTCTCCGTCCTCCTCGGGGCGGTCTTCACGACGGTCGGGATTGTCCTCTCCTATCTTCTGGACGTCCCTTCGGGCGCGACGGTCATCCTGATCTCTACTGCGGCCTATGGTGCGGCGATGGGGCTTCGCGGCCTTGCGTCGCGGGGGTAG
- a CDS encoding small ribosomal subunit Rsm22 family protein, whose product MTRPSDPLVLSPDETRKEEEFLASPRVPRRMERLIEEYIAKKTGKAWNDPVILGRIREAVVTQKGRYWAKGKKRKIVYGRGYDVLAYLSYHFPVYLVQFELLFHEMVQDGLIPRHLRVLDAGSGPGVISLAIADYYGRLDAAQASITAIDRSDENTEAYTALVHPYGEKKGQVAVSHPILADLKDTIEVTGPYDLIVFSNVLNEIAGLDTGGKADLVARYAALLSPEGSVILIEPAEKEGSTALREVQAALTSRGLSVYAPCTPLWGENCRPDRCWTFVTGPDVKPPRLMEALATGEEGYRFMNTDIKYSYAILRKDDLTRVSYRIGKQDKAARLGSLASHVGRQIHVRAARMSPDIGDEKRHVVKICDGTTKTPVYAVLPVYARTEDNEALISGKYGEILSIRNAGVRYNREADTYSIIIGRKTTVTPIGGGNGA is encoded by the coding sequence ATGACGCGACCTTCAGATCCCCTCGTCCTCTCGCCTGACGAGACCAGAAAAGAGGAGGAGTTCCTCGCCTCCCCGCGGGTACCCCGGCGGATGGAGCGACTCATCGAGGAATATATTGCAAAGAAGACCGGGAAGGCCTGGAACGACCCGGTCATCCTCGGCCGAATCCGCGAGGCCGTCGTCACCCAGAAAGGACGGTACTGGGCAAAGGGGAAGAAGAGGAAGATCGTCTACGGCCGCGGCTACGACGTCCTCGCCTACCTCTCGTACCATTTTCCCGTCTACCTGGTGCAGTTCGAACTCCTTTTCCACGAAATGGTGCAGGACGGACTCATACCCCGGCACCTGCGGGTGCTCGACGCGGGATCCGGCCCCGGCGTCATCTCCCTTGCCATCGCCGATTACTACGGCAGACTTGATGCCGCACAGGCGAGCATCACCGCGATCGACCGTTCAGATGAGAACACCGAAGCCTACACGGCTCTTGTCCACCCGTACGGGGAGAAGAAAGGGCAGGTCGCCGTCTCGCACCCCATCCTCGCCGACCTCAAGGATACGATCGAGGTCACCGGCCCCTACGATCTCATCGTCTTCTCCAATGTCCTGAACGAGATCGCCGGTCTCGATACCGGGGGGAAGGCAGACCTTGTCGCCAGGTACGCCGCACTCCTCTCTCCCGAAGGCTCTGTCATCCTGATCGAGCCCGCGGAAAAAGAGGGCTCGACCGCCCTCAGGGAAGTCCAGGCGGCGCTTACCTCGCGCGGCCTCTCCGTCTATGCCCCCTGCACCCCACTATGGGGCGAAAATTGCCGACCTGACAGGTGCTGGACCTTCGTCACCGGTCCAGACGTGAAACCGCCGCGCCTGATGGAGGCCCTCGCCACCGGGGAGGAGGGGTACCGCTTCATGAACACCGACATAAAATATTCGTACGCCATCCTCAGAAAAGACGACCTGACCCGCGTCTCGTACCGTATCGGAAAGCAGGACAAGGCTGCACGCCTCGGTTCCCTCGCCTCCCATGTCGGCAGGCAGATCCACGTCCGAGCCGCCCGGATGTCGCCCGACATCGGCGACGAGAAGAGGCATGTGGTGAAGATCTGCGACGGCACGACAAAGACGCCGGTCTATGCGGTGCTCCCCGTATATGCCAGGACTGAGGATAACGAGGCGCTGATATCAGGAAAATACGGTGAGATCCTTTCGATCAGGAACGCCGGGGTCAGGTACAACAGGGAGGCCGACACCTACTCCATTATCATCGGCAGGAAGACGACGGTCACCCCCATCGGTGGGGGCAACGGCGCATGA
- a CDS encoding PKD domain-containing protein — protein MALFAVPGAAMTWNFEVVQMGTPGNWPVNYVDSLVLDSAGDPHIVYYDSTDDNTDRLIYGERDGDDWTLETIETLDNISPYSALALDLSDAPHVCYFNATALVHAWDEGGSDWQREVVGTYKGRYLSGAFDPSGDLHLVYYNSTRGQRGLRYVVWDGSVWTDEEVVPDANQLFSSLVVGDDGVVHIAYINGKTGNLMYRLKEGSSWLSETVAEGMGTYYEDSPGYTSIALDPDGVPAIACYNSDSGTLGYAWQEDGTWQYEDVAGAKGDRAALVFDGTGLPAITFTHENATVMYAFKDDEKWVFSPIIEGGLRGSGGYPDLAMTADGSPRISCRTGPHDSIEYIWPVPRPCAANFSANVTSGHAPLAVNFTDESTGGPDTWEWDFGDGESAIDQHPEYLYTLAGVYDISLTISGASDLDTLVREGYVTVLPRANFSANVTSGTAPLAVLFTDESTGGPDSWEWDFGDGNTSSEPEWVHVYEGAGNYSVSLTVARGDLQNTTVLAEEIVVLAEPTTEPTTEPTTEPTTEPTTEPTAKPPSPSSSGGGGGSGAPYAYDTAGSLKAGENVTFTFDRGAISAITFTAGERIEGIMVTVEPVDDGPLDFDGPVYQYIEATLSYVEEDALLGTTFFFDIPKNWLAAEGLGPGDIVLWHYDDEKWQPLLTELVRESDGRAYYRAHSPGFSHFAIAEGKGMTLLVVESSASAGEVIEETTETPVEGATTSVSSETTVPETNTTALPPTTAQPSPAGFAALLVSLVLVVLVLRRR, from the coding sequence ATGGCATTATTTGCCGTACCTGGTGCGGCAATGACATGGAATTTCGAGGTCGTACAGATGGGGACTCCCGGCAACTGGCCGGTCAATTATGTCGACTCGCTGGTGCTGGACTCTGCGGGGGATCCGCACATAGTGTATTATGATTCGACGGATGACAATACGGACCGTCTCATCTATGGAGAGAGGGATGGGGATGACTGGACTCTGGAGACGATCGAGACACTGGACAATATAAGTCCGTATTCTGCTCTCGCCCTTGACCTTTCAGACGCCCCGCATGTCTGTTATTTCAACGCGACGGCCCTTGTCCATGCCTGGGATGAGGGCGGCAGTGACTGGCAGCGCGAGGTTGTCGGCACCTATAAAGGGAGGTATCTCTCCGGTGCCTTCGACCCGTCGGGAGACCTGCATCTGGTCTATTATAACTCCACCCGCGGGCAGCGCGGCCTGCGGTATGTCGTCTGGGATGGGAGTGTCTGGACCGACGAGGAGGTCGTGCCCGATGCAAATCAACTCTTTAGTTCTCTTGTGGTCGGTGATGACGGTGTAGTCCATATCGCCTACATCAACGGGAAGACGGGCAACCTGATGTACCGCCTGAAGGAGGGATCTTCGTGGCTCTCTGAGACCGTGGCTGAGGGTATGGGGACGTACTATGAGGACAGTCCGGGCTACACTTCGATCGCCCTTGATCCCGACGGCGTGCCGGCAATAGCCTGTTACAACTCGGACAGCGGGACTCTCGGGTATGCGTGGCAGGAGGACGGGACATGGCAGTACGAGGACGTTGCCGGGGCGAAAGGAGATCGTGCCGCTCTTGTATTCGACGGCACCGGCCTGCCGGCGATCACCTTCACACACGAGAACGCGACGGTCATGTATGCCTTTAAGGATGATGAAAAATGGGTTTTTTCCCCGATCATTGAAGGGGGTCTTCGGGGCTCAGGGGGATATCCCGACCTTGCCATGACCGCGGACGGGTCGCCGCGCATCAGTTGCCGGACCGGGCCTCATGATTCGATCGAGTATATCTGGCCTGTGCCCAGACCATGTGCCGCCAACTTCAGTGCCAATGTCACCTCCGGGCATGCGCCCCTTGCCGTGAACTTTACCGACGAATCGACCGGCGGGCCTGACACCTGGGAATGGGACTTCGGCGACGGCGAGAGTGCGATTGATCAGCACCCCGAGTACCTCTATACCCTTGCAGGGGTCTATGACATCTCTCTCACTATCTCGGGGGCCTCCGACCTGGACACACTTGTGCGGGAAGGTTACGTGACCGTCCTTCCGCGTGCCAATTTCTCGGCGAACGTGACCTCGGGCACCGCGCCCCTTGCCGTGCTCTTCACCGACGAATCGACCGGCGGACCCGACAGCTGGGAATGGGACTTCGGCGACGGGAACACTTCCAGCGAGCCTGAATGGGTCCATGTCTATGAAGGGGCAGGGAACTATTCTGTCTCACTGACTGTTGCGAGGGGAGACCTGCAGAACACGACCGTACTCGCGGAGGAGATCGTCGTCCTGGCCGAACCGACGACCGAACCGACGACCGAACCGACGACCGAACCGACCACCGAACCGACCACCGAACCGACTGCTAAACCGCCTTCGCCGTCGTCTTCAGGCGGTGGCGGCGGCAGCGGCGCGCCCTATGCATATGATACGGCCGGCAGCCTGAAAGCGGGTGAGAATGTCACCTTCACCTTTGATAGGGGCGCCATCTCGGCGATCACCTTCACCGCCGGCGAGAGGATCGAGGGGATCATGGTGACCGTCGAGCCGGTGGACGATGGCCCCCTGGATTTCGACGGCCCGGTGTACCAGTATATCGAGGCCACGCTCTCGTACGTCGAGGAAGACGCCCTTCTGGGGACGACGTTCTTCTTCGACATACCGAAGAACTGGCTCGCGGCAGAGGGGCTCGGCCCCGGCGATATCGTCCTCTGGCACTATGATGATGAAAAATGGCAGCCTCTCCTCACCGAACTGGTGCGGGAGAGCGACGGCCGGGCGTACTACCGCGCCCACTCCCCCGGGTTCTCGCACTTCGCCATCGCCGAGGGGAAGGGGATGACACTTCTTGTGGTCGAGAGCTCGGCCTCGGCCGGAGAAGTGATCGAGGAGACCACCGAAACGCCGGTGGAGGGGGCCACGACATCGGTTTCCAGCGAAACGACGGTGCCGGAGACGAACACGACGGCCCTGCCGCCCACGACAGCACAGCCCTCTCCCGCAGGCTTTGCGGCGCTCCTTGTCTCTCTTGTCCTGGTGGTCCTGGTGCTCAGGCGCCGATAA
- the cofH gene encoding 5-amino-6-(D-ribitylamino)uracil--L-tyrosine 4-hydroxyphenyl transferase CofH, whose amino-acid sequence MTRDEISTLLSDTLAGHRMTEEEALSLLMVKDRRIWEIAAAADEARQERAGDAVTYVRNQNVHITNICKNLCGFCGFGRKETDPGAYLHGEEEVRRRAALARDRGVTEICFLSGVHPAFDVTSYEEMIRWVYEVAPAVDIHTCSPEEVSYAARRSGVSTAEALDRLRAAGLGTLQGTAAEILVDEVREVICPRKVPTAEWVRIIREAHTMGIRSTATIMYGSYESEADRVRHLGILREVQDETHGFTELVPLPFIHANTPLFKAGIAHPGTTGREDVLLFAVSRLFLDNFAHIQVSWGKVGTKMTQIGLLAGGNDLGGTMFDDEVSSDAGAEDADYLDPTEMRRIAEDLGRPLRQRTTTYEIL is encoded by the coding sequence ATGACACGCGATGAGATCAGCACTCTGCTTTCTGACACGCTCGCCGGCCACAGGATGACGGAGGAAGAGGCTCTCTCCCTCCTCATGGTGAAGGACCGGCGGATCTGGGAGATCGCCGCAGCCGCGGACGAGGCCAGACAGGAAAGGGCCGGCGATGCGGTCACCTATGTGCGGAACCAGAATGTCCATATCACGAACATCTGCAAGAACCTCTGCGGTTTCTGCGGGTTCGGGCGCAAAGAGACAGACCCCGGCGCATACCTCCACGGTGAGGAGGAGGTGCGGCGTCGCGCGGCCCTTGCCCGCGACCGCGGTGTCACCGAGATCTGCTTCCTCTCCGGCGTCCACCCGGCTTTCGACGTCACCTCGTACGAGGAGATGATCCGTTGGGTCTATGAGGTCGCCCCCGCAGTGGACATCCACACATGCAGTCCTGAGGAGGTCTCGTATGCCGCACGGCGGAGTGGGGTCTCCACGGCCGAGGCGCTCGACCGCCTGCGGGCCGCGGGGCTCGGCACCCTCCAGGGGACGGCCGCCGAGATCCTGGTGGACGAGGTGCGGGAGGTTATCTGCCCGCGGAAGGTGCCGACGGCCGAGTGGGTCAGGATCATCAGGGAGGCGCACACGATGGGGATCAGGTCGACGGCGACGATCATGTACGGCTCCTATGAGTCAGAGGCCGACCGGGTGCGCCACCTCGGCATTCTGCGGGAGGTCCAGGACGAGACGCACGGGTTCACCGAACTCGTCCCCCTCCCCTTTATCCACGCGAACACCCCCCTTTTCAAGGCCGGGATCGCCCACCCTGGCACGACGGGTCGGGAGGACGTCCTCCTCTTTGCGGTCTCCCGCCTGTTCCTGGATAACTTTGCGCATATCCAGGTCTCCTGGGGGAAGGTCGGGACGAAGATGACGCAGATCGGCCTCCTTGCAGGAGGGAACGATCTCGGCGGGACAATGTTCGACGACGAGGTCTCCTCGGATGCCGGTGCCGAGGACGCGGATTACCTTGATCCCACCGAGATGCGGCGGATCGCGGAGGACCTGGGCCGGCCCCTGCGGCAGCGGACGACGACGTACGAAATCCTGTAA
- a CDS encoding metal ABC transporter ATP-binding protein, with translation MEGPVIDLSGVSVSLGGRPVLQEITWAVMPGDFSAVIGPNGGGKTTLLRVILGLLEPEAGTVRVLGGSPAERRHLLGYVPQYRTFDFSYPVSVLEMVLSGRLGHVRGFPRRYTREDREMAESALRTMGIADLAGREIGRLSGGQQQRAIIARALAAGPEVLILDEPTVYVDAPTGEHFMEVLDGLRKTMTVVLVTHDIGAISSHVTKVACLNRRLYTHNDALITGDMIQATYGCPIDLIAHGLPHRVFADHREGEKP, from the coding sequence ATGGAAGGGCCGGTCATCGACCTCTCCGGGGTCTCGGTCTCCCTCGGCGGCCGCCCCGTCCTCCAGGAGATCACCTGGGCGGTGATGCCCGGTGACTTCTCCGCGGTCATCGGGCCGAACGGCGGGGGGAAGACGACCCTGCTGCGGGTGATCCTGGGACTTCTCGAACCCGAAGCGGGGACGGTGCGGGTGCTCGGCGGTAGTCCTGCGGAGAGGCGCCACCTCCTCGGGTATGTCCCCCAGTACCGCACCTTCGACTTCAGCTACCCGGTGAGCGTGCTGGAGATGGTTCTCTCCGGCCGCCTCGGTCATGTGCGGGGTTTTCCGCGGCGCTATACGCGCGAAGACAGGGAGATGGCCGAATCGGCCCTCAGGACGATGGGGATCGCCGACCTTGCCGGCCGCGAGATCGGCCGTCTCTCCGGGGGGCAGCAGCAGAGGGCGATCATCGCCCGCGCCCTTGCCGCCGGTCCGGAGGTGCTCATCCTCGACGAACCGACCGTCTACGTGGACGCCCCGACGGGCGAGCACTTCATGGAGGTCCTGGACGGCCTGCGAAAGACGATGACCGTTGTCCTTGTCACCCACGATATCGGGGCTATCTCATCCCATGTGACGAAGGTCGCGTGCCTGAACAGGCGTCTCTATACGCACAACGACGCTCTGATCACCGGCGACATGATCCAGGCAACCTATGGCTGTCCCATCGACCTCATCGCCCACGGCCTGCCGCACCGCGTCTTTGCCGACCACCGGGAAGGTGAAAAGCCATGA